One window from the genome of Balaenoptera musculus isolate JJ_BM4_2016_0621 chromosome 3, mBalMus1.pri.v3, whole genome shotgun sequence encodes:
- the LOC118892239 gene encoding LOW QUALITY PROTEIN: olfactory receptor 7D2-like (The sequence of the model RefSeq protein was modified relative to this genomic sequence to represent the inferred CDS: inserted 5 bases in 3 codons): MHGTFLFCHCLNIILASFQAISISYMETGNKTAISKFILLSLSEDMDLQPLLFGLFLSMYLVCVIGNLLTILAVISDSHLYSPTYFFLSNLSFTDMXFNTTTVPKMLVNIQTQNKGITYEGCLTQMYFFMIFAXANLLLTVMAYDRFVAICHPLYYTVIMNPRLCGLLLLLSWLICLTHSLLQSLVLRVSFCKETEIPRFFCELAQILKLTCSDALVNDILLYFVTGLLGVIPLIGILFSYXLISSIMGISSTGGKYKVFSTCGSHHSVISLFYGAGLGVSLTSGTAHPSRKGSVASVMYTVVTPMLNPFIYSLRN; encoded by the exons ATGCATGGCACATTCCTGTTTTGTCATTGTTTGAACATTATTCTTGCCTCTTTCCAGGCAATTTCCATAAGTTATATGGAAACAGGGAACAAAACAGCTATTTCAAAATTCATCCTTCTGAGCCTTTCGGAAGATATGGACCTGCAGCCCCTCCTCTTTGGGCTGTTCCTGTCCATGTACCTGGTCTGTGTTATAGGGAACCTGCTCACCATCCTGGCCGTCATCTCAGACTCCCACCTCTACTCCCCCACgtacttcttcctctccaaccTGTCCTTCACTGACAT TTTCAACACCACCACAGTCCCCAAGATGTTAGTGAACATCCAGACGCAGAACAAAGGCATCACGTATGAAGGCTGCCTTACCCAGATGTATTTTTTCATGATCTTCG GGGCTAATTTGCTACTGACAGTGATGGCCTATGACCGGTTCGTGGCCATCTGTCACCCCCTATACTACACGGTCATCATGAACCCTCGCCTTTGTGGTCTCCTGCTTTTGCTTTCTTGGTTGATCTGCTTGACACATTCTTTGTTGCAAAGCTTGGTTTTGAGGGTGTCCTTCTGCAAAGAGACAGAAATCCCCCGCTTTTTCTGTGAACTTGCTCAGATTCTCAAGCTCACCTGCTCTGATGCCCTTGTTAATGACATCCTGCTGTATTTTGTAACTGGCCTGCTGGGTGTTATTCCCCTGATTGGGATCCTTTTCTCTTA TCTTATCTCCTCCATAATGGGCATTTCATCTACTGGTGGGAAGTATAAAGTCTTTTCCACCTGTGGGTCTCACCACTCAGTCATCTCCTTGTTCTATGGTGCAGGCCTTGGGGTCTCCCTCACTTCTGGAACAGCCCATCCCTCCAGAAAGGGTTCAGTAGCCTCAGTGATGTACACAGTAGTCACCCCCATGCTGAATCCCTTCATCTATAGTCTGAGGAACTGA